The window TGATGAttaaattttatgtatatattaccTCTGGATCTGACTGagaagttgtactgccagaactTTCTGAAAAAGATGACGATTCATCCTCTGTACGAAAGTTCCGTGCAGCTTTTCTATTTGAACTAATCATGTCTGTAGGTCTCCTGTGTCTAGGAGACCGGTCAGTAACATACTGATAATTGGATCCAGATCCGGATCCGTTTCTTCTAGGGGTAAGCTTTGGAGAATTAACCGGTGAATTTCTTCTTGATGAATTAGTGGATTCATTAAAACTCCTTTGTGTTTCAATGCTTAATGGCTTTCGTTTAACAATAGAATTGCCACTTCGAGATACCGGAGACGAGTTTCTAGATCTCACAGGACTCCTTCCACTTCGATCAATCACACCATATTCTTTCTTTGGGGAATGTATACTTTCGGAGGAGTATCTATTATTTACTACTCCGAAAGTATTCCCGAATCTCTGATTGGTCCCACCAGACAGCCATGGCTTCATAACAACATTGTTCGAATCATCAATAGGCATGAAACTTTGATCATAAACAAAGTTTCTTTGACCGTCATAGCTTAAAGGTCTTTTGTTTTTGCTGTGCAAAAGACCTTTAAGCTGCAACGCTTCAAGAATATGTTTCAACGACTCGAGATCGTTAGTACGATCATCGATTCCTCTCATCTTCAATAGCTTTTCGGAATCGCCAcacatttgattttgatttgtacTCTGCTTTGGCTCTGGGAAAAAATCCCCGGAGTCAAAGAAGCTCCTCGATCTCCATTGAGATTCACTTTTTTGGTTTCTTGGTAAATTCTTTCTAGCCTCTATACCCCTGCCATTCTGCCCATTTCTGTTTCTCACATTATCTCGGATTTTCTCATTACCCAAATTTGTTTCAACGGGTTGTTTATTCGGGTTCAAACCGTTTCCTTCAACGAATCGAGAGTTAAACAAATCTCGCGACACTCTAGATTCAGAAGCCGACCTTCTTAACTCCGGTTTTTTCACCGTCTCCGGACTCTGTAAATTCCCAGAGTCCGAAGACGGAAGCTGCTCCAGTCCCATCAGTCTCGCAATGACACTAGGGGACCGAGAGTTAGCTCCATTGTCTTTCGGGCAAAGACCACCTTTCGAGTCAGTCGTTGCCCGGCTGTCAAGAGACAGCCTAGGCATTTCCTTGCAAAACTTCCATGACGTCCTCATTGTTCCCTCTTTCGTCTCGAAAAGAGGGAACGGTAGAGGCGACTTAGGTGGTGTTACATTGTTTGAGCCCGGAGACGGTTTGAACCGGTCCGGGCTTTGAGGGACGGAAACAACCGGTTCAACCGTCACTATCTTCTCAACCGGCTTTATCGGAGATGACTTCACGGATTTAACTGACTCTGGTGATGTATCAACACTCTGCAATCAAATGTACACAATGATCAAccatcttttattaatattaatatacaaatatatacacataatgtggtttaaaaaaaaacttactgtGGAAGGAGGAAGGCGTTTAGTGGAGTAAATACGTTTGTTAGACAAAATCTGTTGGCGGTCAAATATATGTAGAAAACCAGACATGCAACCAATTTGTTTTTCTATCTGTTTTTCAACATTTTCCGTCATCATTTTTTTCCGGTGAGATTCCGACACCGGAGAGGCTGTTCTGTTTTTCCTTCCGAGACAGACACACacagtgtatatatatttggtaaCGTTACTACTTTACATTTGGTCAGAAAACTTCATGAACACAATATAATACTCGTAGTACTTTATTTTTaggatggttttttttttataaaagaaattgtgAAAGAGTGTGTTTTATTGTGGGGTTTTAAAAGCTTTATGGTGTAACTCCCGCTTTCTGCTGATTTAAAGGGGAGAACAAATGAAGTGAGATCAGTGAGGGGGAGACATCATGGTGGTGGGGTAGTCTCTACTTTgagatttttttctttattttaattcatCCATATCTCTTTTAATagttaaataaatgaaataaacaaAGTTTATATGGTCAAGAGCTTAAGCGTAAATGTGGTTAGCCTGTGGAGCGCCAAACCACAACGGCGACCCGGCGTGAACCACTACTCTATGGGGTGGGTTAGCTCGTTGTGAGCCATGAACACATCCGTTATATTGTATttctatctttatttttatttgggaTATGTTAGTATAATAAAGTATTACGTTAGATTCATTTTTTAGCATGATTATCAAGTTGATAAGTAATTATTAAGAGGCATTTCTATTTCGAGAAAGTTTTTTATCGCGGATccagttaaaacaacgtatatTAAATTTTTCGCTGTCAAATTGCGACATATTCATTGGACAAGGTGCATAAACTTTCTTTTTTCTCCTTTATCATTAAACTATCTACGAAGAGATATATGAACTTATAATTCAATCATCCAAACACGTTATCACATTTAGCCTGTGTTCTCGagtttatatataaaggaaGGGGAAAGAAGAGAAGATTGATGAATGGAAGAGAAGAAGTAGAGTTTCATTCTTTCCAAATCATAATATCTTTAACAACTTTTATAGAactttccttccaaatcttttcccttcttttctcttcttctcttaaataaaactcaagaacccaaatatttttaaaatcctttacaatcttttccttttcttttaaaacaaaactcaaaaacataCCTTTAGCCTTTTCCTTTTCAACATATCTTGTTTGATTTGATGCTTCATAATGTGTTAAAtgtatgttattatattttagtAGAGAAGATATTACATCTTAACTACAAATAGATGGTTGTCAGTCATAAATATTATACGAGTATGATTTTAAAACTATAAGTATGATTTGAATAAACATTGAAAAGAtagtaataaaaaaagtaatctgtagtaaaaaaaaaagtaagattttaaaattacaagtaTGATTTTAACACTatcaatttacatttttagaCTATTGCTATTATAGTATTATTAAATCAGCTGGGTTGCATCAGTTAAAGTTTTTGTCTCTAGAGACAGAGTCAAAGACTTCAATTTTCATGTCCAATAAGACTGAAAGTCCTTTCCTACATTTAGTAGATACTGGAAGTAGtttctctacctttggtagggtcAAGTTGTTTAGTGTTTACATCTCTAGTTTTAGACTATTGGTATAATTactgcattatatatatatatatatatatatatacgtgtgtgtgttttttttttttttggtgagaaagaaagaaagatacaTTTAGTTTATAATGTAATTGTTGTTGACGTTATGAACTTATGAAGTTGTTAAGTTACTGATAAACATAGTTCTAGTTTTAGAGTAATGATGATGTATTGTTCTGTCGACTATTCCCAATGTTTTAAAGATATAGGATTACACCTCTATTGTCATCATATAGGAAATATTACAAGTCATAAACACAATGGAATGTAACGgaaaaataatgaaatgaaTTAAGGATGAATGAGAGGctatatttagaaaaattatCGGGAATGTAATTATGATTTATTGGATTGGATTGGATGATGTAGTTAAAGATTTCATAAAACAAATGACGATgtttttctaaacttaaaattaattcgattatataaacttaaaattttaatatttttaacaatTCAAGATTTATACGTGTAATAGTCAATTTATTAAGATTAAACGTTGAagggataaaaaaaaacaaaaacaaagccAAAACTCGTCGTATATAAaggaaaaagtatataaatacataGTGAAGTCTCAGGTTAAAGATCATAAAGCACATTAATTTAGAGAAGTGATAATCGTACCACATGTTGTAATAAATCTACCACATGTGTGTTTTAATAACTTGTTCAGACTTTAGAGTGTTTAGAAAATTGTACTATGTGGTAGATTTATCAAAATttatggtacaaatatcattacCCATTACTTTATGTTAGTGCACATAAGAGAAAATTTCTACTTGATTAAATACTAGAGCTAGTATTTGATGATAGTacaaaattacattttgatgcttttcttcaaaaaaaaaaaatttatcgcATATAAAGCTTTTATCGTGATCCTTTCCTTTGAGTCAAACTAGATTATATTCCGCGTAATATGcagataaacatatataactaatagaATACTAATGTTTCATGATATGTTATATtgacaaattgtaaataaaaagtattgaaaaacaataatgtatatatgtttacatacaattaaatgagttaaaatatatgtaaaaaaagaaTTGCGTGacgtagaaaaaaaaaaaacaaacagggaCCTAATGAGTAATTATTCacataactaatatttatattacatttgtaacattttattaatttaacaaacttaaataaaatatgttgaaaaatagtgatattgtcatttttatatattttatttattattctaaACACCATatacaaatcaaaaatattttttatttaaatatcataaaatattaacgatataaaattaaaaacttattattataattaatagttattacgttatatgataaagcatatataaaatcataatttgataacgaaaaaaaaaaaggtgaatttttaaaataagataaagtTTAGGAATTATTTTCCATAATAGTATCATTAAATTATTTagtttctataattataaatgtAGGAAATTACTTatcatctttaaatttattataataaaactaaatatataaaagttatataaggtatatgacatcaatATATTGATCTATTGGTTCTATTTAAAAGTTGAGCTTCATATAAGGGTGTAAACTTCTCCATTTTGGAATGAAGGATTctcttttatatgtatttttatatatatttagagatatatatgtatgacgAAGCTAAAAATTCCGTCAATAGGAGGTATAATGTTAAAAGCGAAATATTATGAAATCTTTCTAAAACAACATCTATATATGACATCAAACTATCAAAGTAATAACGATCGACAAGAAAATATCAGAACAGTGAGTTTCAAATTTCCACTCTTTCGCATTAGACATTCATATATCGTGTTTAGCTACAGAAAAATAAGATActttagaaaactaaaaataccAAAAGTCATATGTTTAATTCTCCTTTATAATTTGATAGATACTTTCATACACGTAAAAtcattcaaa is drawn from Erigeron canadensis isolate Cc75 chromosome 9, C_canadensis_v1, whole genome shotgun sequence and contains these coding sequences:
- the LOC122583047 gene encoding uncharacterized protein LOC122583047, producing the protein MMTENVEKQIEKQIGCMSGFLHIFDRQQILSNKRIYSTKRLPPSTSVDTSPESVKSVKSSPIKPVEKIVTVEPVVSVPQSPDRFKPSPGSNNVTPPKSPLPFPLFETKEGTMRTSWKFCKEMPRLSLDSRATTDSKGGLCPKDNGANSRSPSVIARLMGLEQLPSSDSGNLQSPETVKKPELRRSASESRVSRDLFNSRFVEGNGLNPNKQPVETNLGNEKIRDNVRNRNGQNGRGIEARKNLPRNQKSESQWRSRSFFDSGDFFPEPKQSTNQNQMCGDSEKLLKMRGIDDRTNDLESLKHILEALQLKGLLHSKNKRPLSYDGQRNFVYDQSFMPIDDSNNVVMKPWLSGGTNQRFGNTFGVVNNRYSSESIHSPKKEYGVIDRSGRSPVRSRNSSPVSRSGNSIVKRKPLSIETQRSFNESTNSSRRNSPVNSPKLTPRRNGSGSGSNYQYVTDRSPRHRRPTDMISSNRKAARNFRTEDESSSFSESSGSTTSQSDPERPKTEYKDGKSLLARCDKLLNSIAEMNTINESHTTSNSVLPSPVSVLDSVFDINESSSPSPVMKRNIDFKDVMVDMDDDIWNSIIFSSTSTSVDESEYDDSYYTYISDILRASRYIPDDSSVYYFLEKEKYGNDASKSSKAQRKLVFDAVIEILDQQRELPPWNADSIIEYGNCNKQVYSEFLKIREPETADNVLDLICIVLKRDLARSNGWGDRPIEISESVLYIERLIFKDLICETIQDLAKYAGKSTFFAPRRKLVF